One part of the Excalfactoria chinensis isolate bCotChi1 chromosome 8, bCotChi1.hap2, whole genome shotgun sequence genome encodes these proteins:
- the NPL gene encoding N-acetylneuraminate lyase isoform X1, whose protein sequence is MMLRKKLEGLVAATVTPMTPDGQINLQVIQQYVDYLVSEQNVKNIFVNGTTGEGLSLSIQERKRLAEEWMRQGKDKLDHVIIHVGALSLLESQELARHAAAIGASGIAVIAPSFFKPTNKDELLGFLQKVASEAPTVPFYYYHIPALTGVKIRVEELLDGIREQIPTFQGVKFSDTDLLDFAQCINKNEREQFVFLYGVDEQLLSALAIGANGAVGSTYNYLGRKTNLMLQAFAKPDLALARKYQFLLGEFLSSVIKLGFGVAQTKAVMTFVSGIPMGPPRLPLLSASEEFIAKAKVKLESIVWPDSD, encoded by the exons ATGATGCTCAGAAAGAAGCTGGAAGGTCTTGTGGCTGCCACAGTCACCCCAATGACTCCTGATGG ACAAATTAACCTTCAAGTGATTCAGCAGTATGTGGATTACCTGGTAAGCGAGCAGAATGTGAAGAACATCTTTG TGAATGGCACCACAGGAGAAGGCCTGTCCCTTAGCATCCAAGAGAGGAAACGGTTGGCAGAAGAATGGATGCGCCAAGGGAAAGACAA GCTGGATCATGTGATAATTCACGTGGGAGCTTTAAGTCTACTGGAGTCCCAAGAACTG GCAAGGCATGCAGCAGCCATAGGTGCTAGTGGTATTGCAGTAATAGCTCCCTCCTTCTTCAAACCCACAAATAAAG ATGAACTCCTCGGTTTCTTACAGAAAGTTGCATCTGAAGCCCCTACAGTTCCATTTTATTACTACCACATTCCAGCTCTGACAGGTGTAAAGA TTCGTGTTGAGGAGTTGCTGGATGGAATAAGAGAGCAGATCCCCACCTTCCAGGGTGTGAAGTTCAGCGACACAGACCTCTTGGACTTTGCACAGTGTATAAACAAGAATGagagagaacagtttgtgtttCTCTATGGGGTAGATGAG CAACTGTTGAGTGCACTGGCAATAGGGGCAAATGGAGCAGTTGGAAG TACTTACAACTACTTAGGTAGGAAAACCAACCTGATGTTGCAAGCTTTTGCAAAGCCAGACCTTGCATTAGCACGGAAGTACCAG tttctcctggGAGAATTTCTTAGTTCTGTCATCAAACTAG GTTTTGGTGTTGCACAGACAAAAGCTGTAATGACTTTTGTTTCTGGCATCCCCATGGGACCCCCACGGCTTCCACTTCTTAGTGCCTCTGAGGAATTCATCGCCAAGGCGAAAGTCAAGTTGGAGAGCATTGTGTGGCCTGATAGTGACTGA
- the NPL gene encoding N-acetylneuraminate lyase isoform X2, which translates to MAPQEKACPLASKRGNGWQKNGCAKGKTNGCFLVITETSSNLLNLLLCRLDHVIIHVGALSLLESQELARHAAAIGASGIAVIAPSFFKPTNKDELLGFLQKVASEAPTVPFYYYHIPALTGVKIRVEELLDGIREQIPTFQGVKFSDTDLLDFAQCINKNEREQFVFLYGVDEQLLSALAIGANGAVGSTYNYLGRKTNLMLQAFAKPDLALARKYQFLLGEFLSSVIKLGFGVAQTKAVMTFVSGIPMGPPRLPLLSASEEFIAKAKVKLESIVWPDSD; encoded by the exons ATGGCACCACAGGAGAAGGCCTGTCCCTTAGCATCCAAGAGAGGAAACGGTTGGCAGAAGAATGGATGCGCCAAGGGAAAGACAA ATGGGTGTTTTTTGGTCATCACTGAAACCTCCTCAAACCTTCTGAATTTGTTGTTGTGCAGGCTGGATCATGTGATAATTCACGTGGGAGCTTTAAGTCTACTGGAGTCCCAAGAACTG GCAAGGCATGCAGCAGCCATAGGTGCTAGTGGTATTGCAGTAATAGCTCCCTCCTTCTTCAAACCCACAAATAAAG ATGAACTCCTCGGTTTCTTACAGAAAGTTGCATCTGAAGCCCCTACAGTTCCATTTTATTACTACCACATTCCAGCTCTGACAGGTGTAAAGA TTCGTGTTGAGGAGTTGCTGGATGGAATAAGAGAGCAGATCCCCACCTTCCAGGGTGTGAAGTTCAGCGACACAGACCTCTTGGACTTTGCACAGTGTATAAACAAGAATGagagagaacagtttgtgtttCTCTATGGGGTAGATGAG CAACTGTTGAGTGCACTGGCAATAGGGGCAAATGGAGCAGTTGGAAG TACTTACAACTACTTAGGTAGGAAAACCAACCTGATGTTGCAAGCTTTTGCAAAGCCAGACCTTGCATTAGCACGGAAGTACCAG tttctcctggGAGAATTTCTTAGTTCTGTCATCAAACTAG GTTTTGGTGTTGCACAGACAAAAGCTGTAATGACTTTTGTTTCTGGCATCCCCATGGGACCCCCACGGCTTCCACTTCTTAGTGCCTCTGAGGAATTCATCGCCAAGGCGAAAGTCAAGTTGGAGAGCATTGTGTGGCCTGATAGTGACTGA